One genomic region from bacterium encodes:
- a CDS encoding glucose dehydrogenase has translation MPVSASPTTLRLVRSPSPRRDDAPRLRALATVLALAATFGCGDGMTGPRKRPGNGNGEPQAVRLVEVATGLSNPVHLAAPPGDPRLFVVEQAGRIRIVQDGELLPTPFLDIVSKVASGGERGLLSVAFHPDYAANGYFFVNYTGRSGDTRIERYTVSAADPNRADPASAKPILHVEQPYANHNGGLVLFGPDGMLYIGMGDGGSAGDPHGHGQNEGTLLGALLRIDVDRGDPYAIPLGNPYVGEPGARGEIWAIGLRNPWRFAFDPPANRLYIADVGQSRYEEVNVVAADAPGLNYGWNIMEGAHCYPGGSCDQAGLVLPVLEYTHDDGCSITGGVVYRGKAIPSLVGHYLYADYCAGWIRSFRYDGAAAVDHRELFSGGAGRILSFGQDAAGEVYVLSSNGRVYRIEPEE, from the coding sequence ATGCCTGTATCCGCTTCGCCGACGACGTTGCGCCTCGTTCGCTCGCCGTCCCCACGCCGTGACGACGCGCCACGCCTCCGCGCGCTCGCAACCGTCCTCGCCCTCGCCGCGACGTTCGGCTGCGGCGACGGCATGACGGGACCCCGCAAACGACCCGGGAACGGCAACGGCGAACCGCAGGCCGTCCGGCTCGTCGAGGTCGCCACCGGCCTCTCCAACCCCGTTCACCTCGCCGCGCCGCCGGGTGACCCGCGGCTGTTCGTCGTCGAGCAGGCCGGGCGCATCCGGATCGTTCAGGACGGCGAGCTCTTGCCGACGCCGTTCCTGGACATCGTGTCCAAGGTGGCGAGCGGCGGCGAGCGCGGGCTGCTCAGCGTCGCATTCCACCCGGACTACGCGGCCAACGGGTACTTCTTCGTGAACTACACCGGCCGCTCCGGCGACACGCGCATCGAACGATACACGGTGAGCGCGGCCGACCCGAACCGCGCGGACCCCGCCTCTGCGAAGCCGATCCTCCACGTCGAGCAACCGTACGCCAACCACAACGGCGGGCTGGTGCTCTTCGGGCCCGACGGCATGCTCTACATCGGCATGGGCGACGGCGGCTCTGCGGGCGACCCGCACGGCCACGGCCAGAACGAGGGGACGTTGCTCGGCGCGCTCCTGCGCATCGACGTGGACCGGGGCGACCCGTACGCGATCCCACTAGGCAACCCGTACGTGGGAGAGCCGGGTGCGCGCGGCGAGATCTGGGCGATCGGGCTGCGCAACCCGTGGCGTTTCGCCTTCGACCCACCGGCGAACCGGCTGTACATCGCGGACGTGGGGCAGAGCCGCTACGAGGAGGTCAACGTGGTCGCCGCCGACGCCCCCGGGCTGAACTACGGCTGGAACATCATGGAGGGCGCGCACTGCTACCCGGGCGGATCGTGTGATCAGGCCGGCCTCGTGCTCCCCGTGCTCGAGTACACGCACGACGACGGCTGCTCCATCACCGGCGGTGTCGTCTACCGCGGCAAGGCGATCCCGTCCCTCGTGGGCCACTACCTGTACGCCGACTACTGCGCCGGCTGGATCCGTAGCTTCCGCTACGACGGCGCGGCGGCCGTGGACCACCGGGAGCTCTTCTCCGGCGGCGCGGGCAGGATCCTCTCCTTCGGCCAGGATGCGGCGGGCGAGGTGTACGTGCTGAGCTCGAACGGGCGGGTGTACCGGATCGAGCCGGAGGAGTAG